One window of the Pseudanabaena sp. BC1403 genome contains the following:
- the pgmB gene encoding beta-phosphoglucomutase has protein sequence MLDIDEIEKTNLLAPHALLYTDWTVIEPHFEPAQLRARETVFTIGNGYLGTRGSFEEGYPKALPTTLISGLYDDIPLVYTELANCPDWLSMVVTIDGERFGLDIGEILQYERQLDLRHGVLRRSLRWRSPIGNTVDIKFERFASLADQQVLALICHVKPVDFSGKIEFNSSINDYPDNQGFDHWEHLDRGDTEHGVWLQVRTRSTQIELSMAAKMTAIGIAASSQINSPDRPSIRFTFLARQGDTITVEKLVTVFTSQEVKQPVQSAQAKLADLPSYEVLLAAHQQAWDKVWEHSDIEIEGDLKAQLAVRYNMFQLFIGACAEADPVADPVADPASPNNIPDSVAAKTLSGLGYRGHIFWDTEIFILPFFTLTQPTIARSLLSYRHDTLAGARRKAFHSGYNGAMFAWESAATGDEMTPKWSIQSDPYAEPVRIWCRDREIHISADIAYAVWQYWQATGDDIWMRDCGAEIVIDTAIFWLSRLEWNDQKKRYELCNAIGADEYHEQVNNNAFTNRMVQWNLEKAIAIYEWLLHKFPDQAIALVQELKLTPERLLSLHTTMSQIYIPYTANPELIEQFDGFFQLQDINLSHYEPRTRSIQAIIGMEETNHTQVLKQPDVLMLLYLMRDTPEFSFDSLQKNWNYYAPRTDITYGSSLGASIHAILAANLGEDKAYKYFMQAALIDLQDTFGNTADGIHAASAGGVWQSVVFGFGGIQLKDNGPVATPHLPATWTRLKFKLHWQGSWHNFDLTPDTHPPDIKGFIFDLDGVLTDTAEWHYRAWQRLADEEGLPFDRNANEALRGVSRKESLLLIVGKKHYLESTLQEMMERKNRYYLASIQSITPKDLLPGGIELLTEIRQAGMKIAIGSASKNARTVIEKLGLADRVDAIADGDSVAPPKPAPDLFLYAAAQLGLNPANCVVVEDAAVGIEAAIAAGMWTIGLGPFERFGGFAHLVLPNLIGVHLSDLQTQLGKSSPISKHSPGIGALNL, from the coding sequence ATGTTAGACATCGATGAAATTGAAAAAACAAATCTGCTTGCCCCTCATGCTTTACTTTACACAGACTGGACAGTGATCGAACCTCACTTCGAGCCAGCACAGTTGCGTGCCAGAGAAACCGTCTTTACGATTGGTAACGGTTATTTAGGGACGCGGGGCAGCTTTGAAGAAGGCTATCCCAAGGCCTTACCAACTACCTTAATTAGTGGGTTGTATGATGATATACCCTTGGTCTATACCGAGTTAGCTAATTGTCCAGACTGGCTATCAATGGTGGTCACAATCGATGGCGAACGGTTTGGACTAGATATCGGTGAAATACTTCAGTACGAACGACAGTTGGATTTACGACATGGAGTTCTGAGGCGATCGCTACGCTGGCGGAGTCCGATTGGAAATACGGTGGACATAAAGTTTGAACGCTTTGCAAGTTTAGCGGATCAGCAGGTATTAGCGTTAATTTGCCATGTTAAGCCTGTTGATTTTAGTGGCAAGATCGAATTTAATTCCAGTATTAATGACTATCCCGACAATCAAGGCTTCGATCACTGGGAGCATCTCGATCGCGGCGATACAGAGCATGGAGTTTGGCTGCAAGTTCGCACCCGCAGTACTCAGATTGAACTCAGCATGGCAGCTAAAATGACGGCGATCGGTATTGCGGCTTCATCGCAAATCAATAGTCCCGACCGTCCCTCCATTAGATTTACCTTTCTGGCTAGACAGGGAGATACCATCACCGTAGAAAAGTTAGTAACGGTATTTACATCTCAGGAGGTAAAGCAACCAGTTCAATCAGCTCAAGCCAAGTTAGCCGACCTGCCATCCTATGAGGTTCTACTTGCCGCGCATCAGCAGGCTTGGGATAAAGTTTGGGAGCACAGTGATATCGAGATTGAGGGAGATCTTAAGGCTCAACTGGCGGTGCGCTACAACATGTTTCAACTTTTTATTGGAGCATGTGCTGAAGCTGACCCAGTAGCTGACCCAGTAGCTGACCCAGCATCTCCAAATAACATTCCTGATAGTGTTGCTGCTAAAACATTATCGGGTTTAGGTTATCGAGGACATATCTTTTGGGATACAGAAATATTTATTCTGCCCTTCTTTACGTTGACTCAGCCCACGATCGCTCGAAGTTTATTGAGCTACCGTCATGACACCCTCGCTGGAGCAAGGCGCAAAGCCTTTCATAGTGGATATAACGGCGCGATGTTTGCTTGGGAAAGTGCAGCTACAGGAGATGAGATGACTCCCAAATGGTCGATTCAGAGCGATCCCTACGCTGAGCCAGTACGAATCTGGTGCCGCGATCGCGAAATTCATATCAGTGCTGATATCGCTTATGCCGTTTGGCAATACTGGCAAGCAACGGGTGATGATATTTGGATGCGAGACTGCGGTGCCGAAATTGTAATCGATACTGCGATTTTCTGGCTCAGTCGATTGGAGTGGAACGATCAAAAAAAACGGTATGAATTATGCAACGCGATCGGAGCTGATGAATACCACGAGCAGGTAAATAATAATGCGTTTACCAATCGGATGGTGCAGTGGAATTTGGAAAAGGCGATCGCTATTTATGAATGGCTACTGCATAAGTTTCCCGATCAGGCGATCGCGCTGGTACAAGAGCTAAAACTCACACCAGAGCGACTGCTAAGTTTGCACACAACGATGTCTCAGATATACATTCCTTATACTGCTAATCCAGAACTGATCGAGCAGTTTGATGGATTTTTTCAACTTCAGGATATCAATTTGAGTCACTATGAACCGCGAACGCGATCGATTCAAGCGATTATAGGTATGGAAGAAACCAATCACACACAGGTACTCAAGCAACCTGATGTGTTGATGCTCCTCTACCTAATGCGTGATACACCAGAGTTCTCCTTTGACTCGCTCCAAAAAAACTGGAACTACTACGCTCCCCGCACCGATATCACCTATGGTTCTTCCCTTGGAGCCTCTATTCACGCCATCCTTGCCGCAAACCTAGGTGAAGACAAGGCCTATAAATATTTTATGCAGGCAGCCCTAATCGATCTCCAAGATACTTTTGGTAACACAGCCGATGGCATTCATGCGGCTTCCGCAGGCGGTGTTTGGCAATCAGTGGTGTTTGGCTTTGGTGGGATTCAACTTAAGGATAATGGACCTGTCGCAACGCCTCACCTCCCCGCCACTTGGACTCGCCTCAAATTCAAACTACACTGGCAAGGCAGTTGGCACAATTTCGATTTAACTCCTGACACTCACCCACCTGACATCAAGGGCTTTATCTTCGACTTGGATGGGGTGCTGACGGATACTGCCGAATGGCACTACCGAGCGTGGCAGCGGCTGGCGGATGAGGAAGGACTGCCCTTTGATCGCAATGCAAATGAAGCGTTGCGGGGTGTCTCTAGAAAAGAATCGCTGCTGCTCATTGTGGGCAAAAAGCATTATTTAGAATCCACACTTCAGGAAATGATGGAGCGCAAAAATCGTTATTATTTGGCATCGATCCAATCCATTACACCAAAAGATCTGCTACCTGGAGGCATTGAGCTACTTACTGAAATCAGGCAAGCGGGCATGAAAATTGCGATCGGCTCTGCCAGCAAGAATGCACGCACGGTAATCGAAAAATTGGGGCTTGCCGATCGTGTGGATGCGATCGCGGATGGTGACAGTGTAGCACCCCCCAAACCCGCTCCTGACCTCTTCCTGTACGCTGCGGCTCAGTTAGGACTCAACCCCGCCAACTGTGTGGTGGTGGAAGATGCTGCTGTTGGCATTGAAGCCGCGATCGCCGCTGGTATGTGGACGATTGGACTTGGTCCTTTTGAACGCTTTGGTGGATTTGCACATCTGGTTCTACCCAATCTGATAGGCGTTCACCTGAGCGATCTCCAAACTCAATTAGGTAAATCCTCGCCAATCTCTAAACATTCTCCTGGTATTGGAGCCTTAAACCTATGA
- a CDS encoding CsbD family protein gives MSLENRAKAAVKNVEGKVQETVGDLTGNTKDKVQGNAKQAEAKVRNAAEDVKDEVKKAVD, from the coding sequence ATGAGTTTAGAAAATAGAGCTAAAGCTGCTGTTAAAAACGTTGAAGGCAAAGTTCAAGAAACAGTTGGTGATTTGACTGGGAACACAAAAGACAAGGTGCAGGGCAATGCAAAACAAGCTGAAGCTAAAGTTCGTAATGCTGCCGAAGATGTCAAAGATGAAGTCAAAAAAGCTGTTGACTAA
- a CDS encoding PAS domain S-box protein, with the protein MNIFRSQQELAELQASESRFQKLANNLPGMIIQLRTAVDGSTSTLYVSSGCVAICDVSAEDFLSGVKNFADLEHPDDRPRIRQAASYASEKLTIFKEEFRVVTPSGNLRWVQVTSQPERQADGSTVWDGIILDITDRKQAEQELQQSQQFLRLLLDNIPQLVFWKDRESTFRGCNTNGAKFVGLESPDTIIGQTDYTLPFTVESAAQNVERDRRVMDSGQSDLHIMIHQRSDGSMLWLDTRKTPLRDLDGNVIGVLVTLEDISDRKMAEIEVQKLASVVENTTDFIGIANIDDGQVLYLNAGGRKLMGLGSIDSVENMHVSDFHSREDMAKIQETLIPHLRQHGSASAELHLQHLITQVQIPVEWNIFTIKDPNTGQPSYIAAIIRDISDRKRAEAELNQRTAELEQTLKELKHTQTKMVQSEKMSGLGQLVAGVAHEINNPVNFIYGNLTHANNYAKDLGRLLGLYQKHYPTPHAEIQEQIEEIELNFLLEDMTNLLASMQVGAERIQKIVVSLRTFSRVDEADMKSVNIHDGIDSTLMILQHRLKARSASSTIEIIKAYGELPLVECYAGQLNQVFMNLLSNAIDALEESWEIGQIHSPTITISTAFVTAKEVMIQISDNGIGIPAEIQHKLFDPFFTTKPVGKGTGMGLSISYQIVVDKHSGKLECVSEAEQGSAFIVTIPIHQH; encoded by the coding sequence ATGAATATATTTAGGTCTCAACAAGAGTTAGCAGAATTACAAGCTAGCGAGTCACGATTTCAGAAGCTGGCTAATAATCTCCCTGGCATGATTATCCAGCTTCGCACTGCTGTGGATGGTTCTACATCAACACTCTATGTTAGTTCAGGTTGTGTTGCTATTTGCGATGTCTCGGCTGAAGACTTTTTGAGTGGAGTCAAGAACTTTGCAGACTTGGAACATCCAGACGATCGTCCACGAATTCGGCAAGCAGCGAGCTATGCATCTGAAAAGCTGACGATTTTTAAAGAAGAATTTCGGGTTGTCACCCCTTCTGGCAACCTAAGATGGGTACAGGTCACTTCTCAACCAGAACGACAAGCTGATGGTTCTACTGTTTGGGATGGCATCATCTTAGATATTACCGATCGCAAGCAAGCTGAACAAGAACTCCAGCAATCACAGCAGTTTTTACGCCTATTACTCGACAATATTCCGCAATTAGTATTTTGGAAAGACCGCGAATCTACTTTTAGAGGCTGTAACACCAACGGTGCGAAGTTTGTGGGTTTAGAGTCACCAGATACGATCATTGGTCAAACTGACTATACTTTGCCCTTTACTGTTGAATCCGCAGCCCAGAATGTAGAACGCGATCGCCGAGTAATGGATTCTGGGCAATCAGATCTTCACATTATGATCCACCAACGCTCAGATGGAAGTATGCTATGGCTTGATACCCGTAAAACTCCGCTACGCGATCTTGATGGCAATGTTATTGGAGTTCTAGTTACATTAGAAGATATTAGCGATCGCAAGATGGCAGAGATTGAAGTCCAAAAACTTGCTTCTGTAGTCGAAAATACTACAGACTTTATCGGCATCGCTAACATTGATGATGGACAAGTTCTCTACTTGAATGCGGGTGGACGGAAATTAATGGGACTCGGTAGCATCGATTCTGTTGAAAATATGCATGTAAGCGATTTCCACAGTCGAGAGGACATGGCTAAAATTCAGGAAACGCTGATACCTCATTTGCGACAGCATGGGTCTGCTAGTGCGGAACTGCACTTGCAGCACTTGATTACCCAAGTCCAAATTCCCGTAGAATGGAACATATTTACGATCAAAGACCCCAATACAGGTCAACCATCGTATATTGCTGCAATTATTCGCGATATCAGCGATCGCAAACGTGCCGAAGCTGAGCTAAATCAGCGTACTGCGGAGCTAGAACAAACCCTAAAAGAACTCAAACATACTCAAACCAAGATGGTGCAATCGGAGAAAATGTCGGGGCTAGGACAACTCGTCGCAGGTGTCGCCCATGAAATTAATAACCCAGTCAACTTCATTTATGGCAACTTAACCCATGCCAACAACTATGCCAAAGATCTGGGGCGACTCCTAGGACTTTACCAAAAACACTATCCCACCCCCCATGCTGAGATTCAAGAACAAATCGAGGAGATCGAGCTAAATTTTTTACTAGAAGATATGACCAATCTTCTAGCTTCCATGCAGGTAGGTGCAGAACGTATCCAAAAAATTGTCGTGTCATTGCGTACCTTCTCGCGCGTGGACGAAGCCGACATGAAATCCGTGAATATCCACGATGGCATCGATAGTACCTTGATGATTTTGCAACATCGTCTGAAAGCAAGATCAGCTTCTTCAACCATTGAAATTATCAAAGCCTATGGGGAGTTACCGCTAGTCGAGTGCTACGCAGGACAACTCAATCAGGTATTTATGAATCTACTCAGCAACGCAATTGATGCTCTAGAAGAATCTTGGGAAATTGGTCAAATCCATAGCCCAACGATTACGATTAGCACTGCATTTGTTACTGCTAAGGAGGTGATGATTCAAATTTCAGATAACGGGATTGGCATTCCAGCAGAAATTCAGCATAAGCTATTCGATCCATTCTTTACCACAAAGCCTGTAGGCAAAGGAACTGGCATGGGGCTTTCGATTAGCTATCAAATTGTGGTAGATAAACACAGTGGTAAGTTGGAATGTGTTTCCGAAGCAGAACAAGGTTCCGCCTTTATCGTCACGATTCCCATTCACCAGCATTAA
- a CDS encoding FAD-dependent oxidoreductase, whose protein sequence is MKIAIIGGGASGMVTAYLLDKQGHQVTIFERQPNLGGHIRTLNQNVQPNQSNCKEVLECGVIEFPSVFHNFMQLMEELGVELEPVDIGSAMFFNNGSHYLSGVSIRKNFTGIRRLIEYLHLDTLYARSVGLWLKIKFADVKEFDNHPLSKYLKCSCDRNTWLKLLVMYSYSMPMEMIDDFPAELAMPVLRDDVAVKWFRIKGGVYSYIEKILARFKGEIVLNEEIDHIFRSANAVKIVRSQGKVQGFDKVVFATPPDQVLSLLADPTESEVKRFSAWRANHVNSVVHEDSSMYDRYGIKQPSEFDFFQTDTGWGYNSCLNQLCDIASSQKYFLSYQLEKIIASDRIIHLQKHHTPLYTTEAFKYRDEVVATNGENNTYHAGSYLGDGLHEGAITSAFRVAQLVGVEQFAMK, encoded by the coding sequence ATGAAAATCGCAATAATTGGCGGCGGCGCTAGTGGAATGGTCACAGCCTACCTACTCGATAAGCAGGGACATCAAGTCACTATATTTGAAAGACAGCCTAATTTAGGCGGACATATTCGGACATTGAATCAAAATGTCCAGCCGAACCAATCTAATTGTAAGGAAGTTCTTGAATGTGGAGTAATCGAATTTCCATCGGTGTTTCATAACTTTATGCAACTTATGGAAGAACTGGGTGTGGAACTCGAACCTGTTGATATTGGCTCAGCCATGTTTTTTAATAATGGTAGTCATTATCTGTCAGGAGTCTCAATCCGTAAGAACTTCACGGGTATCCGTCGCCTGATCGAATATTTGCATCTTGATACGCTCTATGCCCGTTCGGTAGGATTGTGGCTCAAAATCAAATTTGCAGACGTAAAAGAATTTGACAATCATCCTCTGTCGAAATACTTGAAATGCTCTTGCGATCGCAATACTTGGCTAAAATTACTAGTCATGTATAGCTACTCGATGCCGATGGAAATGATTGACGACTTTCCCGCAGAATTAGCGATGCCAGTTTTGCGAGACGATGTTGCGGTCAAATGGTTCAGAATTAAAGGCGGCGTGTATTCCTATATTGAAAAAATCTTGGCGCGATTTAAAGGCGAAATTGTTCTCAATGAAGAAATTGACCATATTTTCAGAAGTGCCAATGCTGTCAAAATTGTGCGATCGCAGGGTAAAGTCCAAGGATTCGATAAGGTCGTATTTGCGACACCACCTGACCAAGTGCTTTCACTACTAGCCGATCCAACTGAATCGGAAGTTAAACGGTTTTCCGCATGGAGAGCAAATCATGTAAATAGCGTCGTGCATGAGGATAGTTCTATGTACGATCGCTACGGCATCAAACAGCCTTCAGAATTTGACTTTTTTCAAACCGATACGGGTTGGGGCTATAACAGTTGCCTTAACCAGCTTTGCGATATCGCATCATCACAAAAATATTTTCTGTCTTACCAACTCGAAAAGATAATTGCTAGCGATCGCATTATTCATCTCCAAAAGCATCACACGCCGCTATATACCACCGAAGCTTTTAAGTATCGCGATGAAGTGGTTGCTACTAATGGCGAAAATAATACCTATCATGCAGGATCTTACCTTGGGGATGGATTACATGAAGGAGCCATTACTTCTGCTTTTCGAGTCGCGCAACTAGTTGGGGTAGAACAGTTTGCCATGAAATAA
- a CDS encoding lmo0937 family membrane protein, with amino-acid sequence MNLIWTGIGVLIVLWVLGFSINIGGGLIHILLVLAVIGIVYNLFIGRRV; translated from the coding sequence ATGAATCTAATCTGGACTGGTATTGGTGTCCTTATTGTCCTCTGGGTATTAGGATTTTCTATTAACATTGGTGGTGGTCTAATCCATATTCTCTTGGTTTTAGCCGTCATTGGGATTGTCTACAATTTGTTTATAGGCAGAAGAGTTTAA
- a CDS encoding Dps family protein: MQTINIGLTDIQRQGVIDLLNGNLADSYLLLVKTKKYHWDVVGPQFMTLHKLWQAHYEALTINVDVIAERIRTLGGYPVGTMEGFLKICSLKEDAGIIPTATGMVSHLLADHEQVIRNLRNHVEQCSSKFKDDGTADFLTGLMEQHEQISWMLRSFIEGEAISSNGTKPEPNNKTVGV, translated from the coding sequence ATGCAGACAATTAATATTGGACTTACCGATATACAGCGCCAAGGCGTGATCGATCTACTCAACGGCAATTTAGCAGACAGCTACTTGTTACTAGTCAAAACTAAGAAATATCATTGGGATGTAGTAGGCCCTCAATTTATGACCTTGCATAAACTATGGCAAGCTCATTATGAAGCTCTCACGATTAATGTCGATGTGATTGCCGAACGGATTAGAACCCTTGGCGGATATCCTGTAGGAACGATGGAAGGATTTCTGAAAATCTGTTCTCTCAAAGAAGATGCTGGTATAATCCCCACAGCAACAGGTATGGTATCGCACTTGCTAGCGGATCATGAACAAGTTATTCGGAATCTGCGTAACCATGTTGAGCAATGTAGCAGTAAGTTTAAAGATGACGGAACCGCAGATTTTCTGACAGGTTTGATGGAGCAGCACGAACAAATCTCATGGATGCTGCGTTCTTTTATTGAAGGCGAGGCGATCTCATCCAATGGTACAAAGCCAGAACCTAATAATAAAACTGTCGGAGTTTAA
- a CDS encoding NAD(P)/FAD-dependent oxidoreductase — protein MKTDYLIVGSGLSALTFGALMANSGKTVQILEAHEHAGGFGHTFMMAKKYKFNAQFHYVWDCGEGQTVNRVLKKLGLEREVTFERYDPQGFDHMRSPEYAMDIPSEPDELIQRLSNLFPESSDRIRQFVNEIEKTGKGLKKLSPPINPMELIKHPLEVFSTVQHLNSTLQDVFDKFQLPQAAQTLLALQWLDFLLPPNQLSFYAWVVLFRGYQAGAFYPTQHFEHVINSLVKVIESHGGLVLLNHEVINFSVTNRTVTGVQAMNLLNHETDEFTGDTVICNIDPKKAAKMIGESQFSKTVRRKLDYTYSASNYMAYCVVKDIDLRDYGFGKWNLFHTGHDNLNEAFAQMYDRHDFSNPSFAITTPTLLTDASLDCPEDSQIVEFLTVANYDYFKKLEGSDRKAYNHKKQEIFDAILDVVEAKYVPNFRKHMVFHITGSPTTNERFCWCPNGNSYGSSLTPRNMGLGRLNHETSLHHFYFCNASSGYPGFAPTIWTGALLYQRLSGDVILGES, from the coding sequence ATGAAAACGGATTACTTGATCGTTGGCAGTGGTTTATCAGCATTGACCTTTGGTGCGCTGATGGCAAACTCTGGCAAAACTGTCCAAATCCTCGAAGCGCACGAACATGCTGGTGGCTTTGGGCATACGTTTATGATGGCAAAAAAATATAAGTTTAACGCACAATTTCACTATGTTTGGGATTGCGGCGAAGGACAAACCGTCAATCGAGTACTTAAAAAACTTGGTTTAGAACGTGAAGTTACCTTTGAACGTTACGACCCACAAGGCTTCGATCATATGCGAAGCCCTGAGTATGCGATGGATATTCCCTCAGAGCCAGACGAACTAATCCAGCGCCTATCTAATCTTTTTCCAGAATCTAGCGATCGCATTCGTCAGTTCGTCAACGAAATAGAGAAAACTGGAAAAGGCTTAAAAAAACTATCGCCGCCAATTAATCCGATGGAACTAATCAAACATCCACTTGAGGTGTTTTCTACGGTTCAGCATCTGAATAGCACACTTCAAGATGTATTTGATAAGTTTCAGTTACCTCAAGCTGCTCAAACTTTACTAGCCCTACAATGGCTAGATTTTTTGTTGCCGCCCAATCAACTGTCTTTCTATGCTTGGGTAGTCTTGTTCCGAGGCTATCAAGCGGGCGCGTTCTATCCGACGCAGCATTTTGAGCATGTGATTAATTCATTAGTCAAAGTCATCGAATCTCACGGCGGACTGGTATTGCTTAATCATGAAGTTATTAATTTCAGCGTTACCAATAGAACGGTTACAGGAGTTCAGGCGATGAATCTCCTTAACCACGAAACCGATGAATTTACAGGCGATACGGTGATTTGCAATATCGATCCCAAAAAAGCCGCCAAGATGATCGGTGAATCTCAGTTCTCGAAAACTGTGCGTCGAAAACTCGACTATACATATTCGGCATCGAACTACATGGCTTATTGCGTCGTCAAAGATATCGACCTGAGAGATTATGGATTTGGGAAATGGAATCTCTTCCATACGGGGCATGACAATCTCAATGAAGCCTTCGCCCAAATGTACGATCGCCATGATTTTTCTAATCCCAGTTTTGCAATTACTACGCCCACATTACTTACCGATGCAAGTTTAGACTGCCCAGAGGATAGCCAAATTGTGGAATTTCTTACCGTAGCCAATTATGACTATTTCAAGAAATTAGAAGGAAGCGATCGCAAAGCCTATAACCACAAAAAGCAGGAGATTTTTGATGCCATTTTAGATGTTGTGGAAGCAAAATATGTACCGAACTTTAGAAAGCATATGGTCTTCCATATTACGGGTAGTCCAACCACAAACGAACGTTTTTGCTGGTGTCCTAATGGTAATTCCTATGGCTCTAGCCTAACACCGCGCAATATGGGACTGGGCAGATTGAATCACGAAACTTCACTCCATCATTTCTATTTTTGTAATGCTTCATCGGGCTACCCTGGGTTTGCGCCCACGATTTGGACAGGTGCATTGCTATATCAAAGACTGTCAGGTGATGTAATTTTAGGTGAATCATGA